In Chaetodon trifascialis isolate fChaTrf1 chromosome 4, fChaTrf1.hap1, whole genome shotgun sequence, one DNA window encodes the following:
- the cracd gene encoding capping protein inhibiting regulator of actin dynamics isoform X1, translating to MFPKVLLQWCAAVSSCAAEIERRRQGKFQPFRRLFGKKKKREAKGGFDGAELKASFSTGEVCNGVVSEDEESNQNLRELNPIGSRALSHDSIFIPEEPVTEPGLDHSMSQENVSDKVRNLQKQIAQGIKFGQRPPSLRKSEGDEGSSDEEEVPRSPLKVLAQVEAEPANVEPRQVQGAQQAEPYSTPAKSPRSKRVLPPTGTIESINLDAVPQSVPRLDNTAAKHKLSVKPKNQRISRKHRRFTQDLQEVSVPGVLQEDLEGAGISTADQRRASAEESLESFKKQRLHEEERQETRRRREVEEQRLRQEEEERRKRVAEELRLRELEEERCRKEQEEEERRLREEAERRRKEEEERRIREEEERRQREEEEQMRREEEERRMREEEEERQQRAEEMRRLEEQRRKEEERRKREEEEEEARRQQELEAEKKRKLKEEEEERKKREEAEKLRLQEIEEKKKLEAEERMRKEEEEQRRLSLEEGDSCSDPQERKRRAEELRWREMEERQRPFSFKVSSGEKQILFQKVNLTPVTPASSHQGGAVAEQKESAKASSSEGPDSPNLPTSPYVPHTAILVTGAQLCGTAVNLDQIKDTACKSLLGLGEDRKAQGTPPTKSKTSPDRKSGKTKSLNETSFSADQSGAAVLAEWASIRSKIFKGVEEGKYDEYPDPSKNQPQPSSEDPPAFSHTNLRKTMSASAKFSITPAKKKFGDSNRNSEVFGADDKDAAEDVTPSESHTAASPAPTSKPQNRMSKTVRIIERGSEECMFAKDLPSFLVPSPGAKPEGPESKSRTQSEAEVSERREEGEDRGLDAEDSPSPFGIKLRRTNYSLRFHSEQSTEKRKKRYSAGDSFDGVPSPLTPIEPDSDASSVFSDKSSPASPQKEGAVGKYLHASASPAVPRAKPGKSTHSEGEKVLSKPPLYRRPTTSPKPTGAVPTPPPSPLPKVAHGPPSDATLQRSAAAEASSQEQMNRSEDPSAVAQLHRSSHGQVEEEPKEKRSFFPSINIPWREKADRKTELIRREKPSLQSRHSLDSSKVQEKEAGPLWITLALQKQKGFREQQQNREERRSHREARLAEKQARDRDSVTLVSPTESKGSGSTSPSSKPQTPEEPKRPDSLLGRFERREHLKKANTLPSSVTVEIADSTPSPPAVKEVSKRFPSSDSPQVSTEPAWLALAKRKAKAWSDCPQIIK from the exons ATGTTCCCTAAGGTTTTACTGCAGTGGTGCGCAGCCGTCTCGAGCTGCGCAGCTGAAATAG AGAGAAGGCGACAGGGCAAATTCCAGCCCTTCAGACGACTCTttgggaagaagaagaagagggaggcgAAAGGAGGCTTTGATGGAGCAGAGCTGAAGGCGAGCTTTTCTACGGGGGAAGTGTGCAATGGAGTCGTGTCTGAGGATGAGGAGTCCAATCAAAATCTGAG GGAGTTGAATCCCATCGGATCTCGAGCTCTCTCACACGACAGCATCTTCATCCCAGAGGAGCCGGTGACCGAGCCCGGTCTAGATCACAGCATGTCCCAGGAAAACGTCTCAGATAAAGTCAGGAATCTGCAG AAGCAGATAGCACAAGGTATAAAGTTTGGCCAGAGGCCTCCTTCTCTGAGGAAAAGTGAAGGAGATGAGGGAAGTTCGGATGAGGAGGAGGTTCCCCGGAGCCCTCTGAAGGTTTTGGCTCAGGTAGAAGCCGAGCCAGCAAACGTGGAGCCAAGG CAGGTCCAGGGGGCTCAACAAGCTGAACCATACAGCACCCCAGCAAAGTCCCCAAGGTCTAAACGAGTTCTTCCACCCACTGGAACCATCGAGTCCATCAATCTGGATGCTGTTCCACAGTCTGTCCCTCGCCTAGACAACACCGCTGCCAAGCATAAACTGTCCGTCAAACCGAAAAACCAGAGGATTTCCCGCAAGCACCGGCGGTTTACACAG GACCTCCAAGAGGTTTCTGTTCCTGGTGTGCTTCAAGAAGACCTCGAGGGTGCAGGCATCTCTACAGCCGACCAGCGCAGAGCATCTGCTGAAGAGTCCCTGGAAAGCTTCAAGAAACAGAGACTCcatgaggaggaaagacaggagacgaggaggaggagggaggtggaggaacaGAGGctcagacaggaggaagaggagaggaggaagagagtaGCAGAGGAACTGAGGCTGCGTGAACTAGAAGAGGAGAGGTGTCGtaaggagcaggaggaggaagaacgaAGGCttagagaggaggcagagaggaggaggaaggaggaagaggagagaaggatcagagaggaagaagaaaggaggcaacgagaggaggaagaacagatgcggagagaggaggaggaaaggaggatgcgagaggaggaggaggagcgccAACAGCGGGCAGAAGAAATGAGACGActggaagagcagaggaggaaagaggaggaaagacggaagcgagaggaggaggaggaggaggcgaggaggcagcaggagctTGAGgctgagaagaagaggaagctgaaagaggaagaagaggaaagaaagaaaagggaggaagcagagaagcTGAGGTTGCAGGAgattgaagaaaagaaaaaactggaagcagaggagaggatgagaaaggaggaggaggagcagaggagactgtCATTAGAGGAGGGTGACAGCTGTTCAGatccacaggagaggaagaggagggctgaggAGCTACgctggagagagatggaggagagacagaggccTTTCTCCTTCAAAGTTTCCTCTGGAGAAAAACAGATTCTGTTCCAGAAGGTTAACCTGACACCTGTTACGCCAGCCTCCAGCCACCAGGGCGGTGCTGTAGCTGAACAGAAGGAGAGCGCTAAGGCTTCTTCTTCTGAAGGACCAGACTCCCCAAACCTGCCAACGTCTCCATATGTCCCCCACACGGCCATCTTAGTGACAGGCGCCCAGCTCTGTGGGACAGCCGTCAATTTGGACCAGATCAAAGACACCGCCTGCAAGTCTCTGCTGGGTTTGGGAGAGGATAGAAAGGCCCAGGGAACGCCGCCCACCAAGAGCAAGACTTCACCAGACCGCAAGTCTGGCAAAACCAAATCACTCAATGAGACCTCATTCTCTGCGGACCAGTCTGGTGCAGCCGTCCTGGCAGAATGGGCCAGCATCAGATCAAAGATATTcaagggggtggaggaggggaagTACGACGAGTACCCGGACCCGAGCAAGAACCAGCCCCAGCCCAGCAGTGAAGACCCGCCTGCGTTCTCCCACACGAACCTCAGGAAGACTATGTCCGCCAGCGCCAAGTTCTCCATCACCCCTGCGAAGAAGAAGTTTGGAGACTCAAACAGGAACTCTGAGGTGTTTGGTGCAGATGATAAGGACGCAGCAGAGGACGTGACTCCGTCTGAGAGCCACACCGCAGCCTCCCCAGCTCCAACAAGTAAACCTCAGAACAGGATGAGTAAAACTGTCCGCATCATAGAACGAGGGTCAGAGGAATGCATGTTTGCCAAAGACCTCCCCTCTTTCCTGGTTCCCAGCCCAGGAGCCAAACCTGAGGGGCCAGAGTCAAAGAGCAGGACTCAGAGCGAGGCGGAGGTGtctgaaagaagagaggagggagaggaccGAGGCCTGGACGCTGAGGACAGTCCCTCACCTTTTGGCATAAAGCTGAGGAGGACCAACTACTCCCTCCGCTTTCACAGCGAACAGTccacagagaagaggaagaaacgaTACAGCGCTGGGGACAGCTTTGATGGCGTCCCTTCGCCTCTCACCCCCATTGAGCCAGACTCTGACgcttcctctgtcttttctgaCAAATCGAGTCCCGCATCGCCTCAGAAAGAAGGCGCGGTCGGCAAGTACCTACACGCATCTGCCTCCCCCGCCGTCCCTCGGGCTAAACCGGGAAAGTCTACACACAGCGAGGGTGAGAAAGTGCTCTCCAAACCACCACTCTACCGCAGACCAACCACGTCACCCAAACCTACTGGAGCAGTCCCCACGCCTCCCCCGTCACCGTTACCTAAAGTGGCCCATGGTCCTCCCAGTGATGCCACGTTGCAGAGGTCAGCGGCCGCAGAGGCATCCAGCCAGGAGCAGATGAACAGGAGCGAGGACCCTTCAGCGGTGGCCCAGTTGCACCGGAGCAGCCATGGCCAGGTGGAAGAGGAGCCGAAGGAGAAGAGGTCCTTCTTCCCCTCCATTAACATCCCCTGGAGAGAGAAGGCGGACAGAAAGACGGAGCTCATCAGGAGAG AAAAGCCTTCGTTACAGAGCCGGCACTCGCTGGACAGTTCAAAGGTCCAGGAGAAGGAGGCCGGGCCCTTATGGATCACACTAGCTCTGCAGAAGCAGAAGGGCTtcagggagcagcagcagaatcgAGAGGAGCGTCGCAGCCACAGAGAGGCCAGGCTGGCTGAAAAACaagccagagacagagacagt GTTACGCTGGTGAGCCCCACAGAGAGCAAAGGCAGCGGCAGCACCAGTCCGTCCTCTAAACCTCAGACGCCAGAGGAGCCCAAGAGACCCGACAGCCTCCTGGGACGATTCGAGCGCCGAGAGCACCTGAAGAAAGCCAACACTTTACCCAGCTCTGTCACTG TTGAGATCGCAGACTCTACACCGTCGCCACCTGCTGTCAAGGAGGTGTCAAAGCGCTTCCCTTCCAGTGACTCTCCGCAAGTGTCCACGGAGCCGGCGTGGCTGGCCCTGGCCAAGCGAAAGGCCAAAGCCTGGAGCGACTGTCCTCAAATCATCAAGTAA
- the cracd gene encoding capping protein inhibiting regulator of actin dynamics isoform X3: MSQENVSDKVRNLQKQIAQGIKFGQRPPSLRKSEGDEGSSDEEEVPRSPLKVLAQVEAEPANVEPRVQGAQQAEPYSTPAKSPRSKRVLPPTGTIESINLDAVPQSVPRLDNTAAKHKLSVKPKNQRISRKHRRFTQDLQEVSVPGVLQEDLEGAGISTADQRRASAEESLESFKKQRLHEEERQETRRRREVEEQRLRQEEEERRKRVAEELRLRELEEERCRKEQEEEERRLREEAERRRKEEEERRIREEEERRQREEEEQMRREEEERRMREEEEERQQRAEEMRRLEEQRRKEEERRKREEEEEEARRQQELEAEKKRKLKEEEEERKKREEAEKLRLQEIEEKKKLEAEERMRKEEEEQRRLSLEEGDSCSDPQERKRRAEELRWREMEERQRPFSFKVSSGEKQILFQKVNLTPVTPASSHQGGAVAEQKESAKASSSEGPDSPNLPTSPYVPHTAILVTGAQLCGTAVNLDQIKDTACKSLLGLGEDRKAQGTPPTKSKTSPDRKSGKTKSLNETSFSADQSGAAVLAEWASIRSKIFKGVEEGKYDEYPDPSKNQPQPSSEDPPAFSHTNLRKTMSASAKFSITPAKKKFGDSNRNSEVFGADDKDAAEDVTPSESHTAASPAPTSKPQNRMSKTVRIIERGSEECMFAKDLPSFLVPSPGAKPEGPESKSRTQSEAEVSERREEGEDRGLDAEDSPSPFGIKLRRTNYSLRFHSEQSTEKRKKRYSAGDSFDGVPSPLTPIEPDSDASSVFSDKSSPASPQKEGAVGKYLHASASPAVPRAKPGKSTHSEGEKVLSKPPLYRRPTTSPKPTGAVPTPPPSPLPKVAHGPPSDATLQRSAAAEASSQEQMNRSEDPSAVAQLHRSSHGQVEEEPKEKRSFFPSINIPWREKADRKTELIRREKPSLQSRHSLDSSKVQEKEAGPLWITLALQKQKGFREQQQNREERRSHREARLAEKQARDRDSVTLVSPTESKGSGSTSPSSKPQTPEEPKRPDSLLGRFERREHLKKANTLPSSVTVEIADSTPSPPAVKEVSKRFPSSDSPQVSTEPAWLALAKRKAKAWSDCPQIIK; the protein is encoded by the exons ATGTCCCAGGAAAACGTCTCAGATAAAGTCAGGAATCTGCAG AAGCAGATAGCACAAGGTATAAAGTTTGGCCAGAGGCCTCCTTCTCTGAGGAAAAGTGAAGGAGATGAGGGAAGTTCGGATGAGGAGGAGGTTCCCCGGAGCCCTCTGAAGGTTTTGGCTCAGGTAGAAGCCGAGCCAGCAAACGTGGAGCCAAGG GTCCAGGGGGCTCAACAAGCTGAACCATACAGCACCCCAGCAAAGTCCCCAAGGTCTAAACGAGTTCTTCCACCCACTGGAACCATCGAGTCCATCAATCTGGATGCTGTTCCACAGTCTGTCCCTCGCCTAGACAACACCGCTGCCAAGCATAAACTGTCCGTCAAACCGAAAAACCAGAGGATTTCCCGCAAGCACCGGCGGTTTACACAG GACCTCCAAGAGGTTTCTGTTCCTGGTGTGCTTCAAGAAGACCTCGAGGGTGCAGGCATCTCTACAGCCGACCAGCGCAGAGCATCTGCTGAAGAGTCCCTGGAAAGCTTCAAGAAACAGAGACTCcatgaggaggaaagacaggagacgaggaggaggagggaggtggaggaacaGAGGctcagacaggaggaagaggagaggaggaagagagtaGCAGAGGAACTGAGGCTGCGTGAACTAGAAGAGGAGAGGTGTCGtaaggagcaggaggaggaagaacgaAGGCttagagaggaggcagagaggaggaggaaggaggaagaggagagaaggatcagagaggaagaagaaaggaggcaacgagaggaggaagaacagatgcggagagaggaggaggaaaggaggatgcgagaggaggaggaggagcgccAACAGCGGGCAGAAGAAATGAGACGActggaagagcagaggaggaaagaggaggaaagacggaagcgagaggaggaggaggaggaggcgaggaggcagcaggagctTGAGgctgagaagaagaggaagctgaaagaggaagaagaggaaagaaagaaaagggaggaagcagagaagcTGAGGTTGCAGGAgattgaagaaaagaaaaaactggaagcagaggagaggatgagaaaggaggaggaggagcagaggagactgtCATTAGAGGAGGGTGACAGCTGTTCAGatccacaggagaggaagaggagggctgaggAGCTACgctggagagagatggaggagagacagaggccTTTCTCCTTCAAAGTTTCCTCTGGAGAAAAACAGATTCTGTTCCAGAAGGTTAACCTGACACCTGTTACGCCAGCCTCCAGCCACCAGGGCGGTGCTGTAGCTGAACAGAAGGAGAGCGCTAAGGCTTCTTCTTCTGAAGGACCAGACTCCCCAAACCTGCCAACGTCTCCATATGTCCCCCACACGGCCATCTTAGTGACAGGCGCCCAGCTCTGTGGGACAGCCGTCAATTTGGACCAGATCAAAGACACCGCCTGCAAGTCTCTGCTGGGTTTGGGAGAGGATAGAAAGGCCCAGGGAACGCCGCCCACCAAGAGCAAGACTTCACCAGACCGCAAGTCTGGCAAAACCAAATCACTCAATGAGACCTCATTCTCTGCGGACCAGTCTGGTGCAGCCGTCCTGGCAGAATGGGCCAGCATCAGATCAAAGATATTcaagggggtggaggaggggaagTACGACGAGTACCCGGACCCGAGCAAGAACCAGCCCCAGCCCAGCAGTGAAGACCCGCCTGCGTTCTCCCACACGAACCTCAGGAAGACTATGTCCGCCAGCGCCAAGTTCTCCATCACCCCTGCGAAGAAGAAGTTTGGAGACTCAAACAGGAACTCTGAGGTGTTTGGTGCAGATGATAAGGACGCAGCAGAGGACGTGACTCCGTCTGAGAGCCACACCGCAGCCTCCCCAGCTCCAACAAGTAAACCTCAGAACAGGATGAGTAAAACTGTCCGCATCATAGAACGAGGGTCAGAGGAATGCATGTTTGCCAAAGACCTCCCCTCTTTCCTGGTTCCCAGCCCAGGAGCCAAACCTGAGGGGCCAGAGTCAAAGAGCAGGACTCAGAGCGAGGCGGAGGTGtctgaaagaagagaggagggagaggaccGAGGCCTGGACGCTGAGGACAGTCCCTCACCTTTTGGCATAAAGCTGAGGAGGACCAACTACTCCCTCCGCTTTCACAGCGAACAGTccacagagaagaggaagaaacgaTACAGCGCTGGGGACAGCTTTGATGGCGTCCCTTCGCCTCTCACCCCCATTGAGCCAGACTCTGACgcttcctctgtcttttctgaCAAATCGAGTCCCGCATCGCCTCAGAAAGAAGGCGCGGTCGGCAAGTACCTACACGCATCTGCCTCCCCCGCCGTCCCTCGGGCTAAACCGGGAAAGTCTACACACAGCGAGGGTGAGAAAGTGCTCTCCAAACCACCACTCTACCGCAGACCAACCACGTCACCCAAACCTACTGGAGCAGTCCCCACGCCTCCCCCGTCACCGTTACCTAAAGTGGCCCATGGTCCTCCCAGTGATGCCACGTTGCAGAGGTCAGCGGCCGCAGAGGCATCCAGCCAGGAGCAGATGAACAGGAGCGAGGACCCTTCAGCGGTGGCCCAGTTGCACCGGAGCAGCCATGGCCAGGTGGAAGAGGAGCCGAAGGAGAAGAGGTCCTTCTTCCCCTCCATTAACATCCCCTGGAGAGAGAAGGCGGACAGAAAGACGGAGCTCATCAGGAGAG AAAAGCCTTCGTTACAGAGCCGGCACTCGCTGGACAGTTCAAAGGTCCAGGAGAAGGAGGCCGGGCCCTTATGGATCACACTAGCTCTGCAGAAGCAGAAGGGCTtcagggagcagcagcagaatcgAGAGGAGCGTCGCAGCCACAGAGAGGCCAGGCTGGCTGAAAAACaagccagagacagagacagt GTTACGCTGGTGAGCCCCACAGAGAGCAAAGGCAGCGGCAGCACCAGTCCGTCCTCTAAACCTCAGACGCCAGAGGAGCCCAAGAGACCCGACAGCCTCCTGGGACGATTCGAGCGCCGAGAGCACCTGAAGAAAGCCAACACTTTACCCAGCTCTGTCACTG TTGAGATCGCAGACTCTACACCGTCGCCACCTGCTGTCAAGGAGGTGTCAAAGCGCTTCCCTTCCAGTGACTCTCCGCAAGTGTCCACGGAGCCGGCGTGGCTGGCCCTGGCCAAGCGAAAGGCCAAAGCCTGGAGCGACTGTCCTCAAATCATCAAGTAA
- the cracd gene encoding capping protein inhibiting regulator of actin dynamics isoform X2 — MSQENVSDKVRNLQKQIAQGIKFGQRPPSLRKSEGDEGSSDEEEVPRSPLKVLAQVEAEPANVEPRQVQGAQQAEPYSTPAKSPRSKRVLPPTGTIESINLDAVPQSVPRLDNTAAKHKLSVKPKNQRISRKHRRFTQDLQEVSVPGVLQEDLEGAGISTADQRRASAEESLESFKKQRLHEEERQETRRRREVEEQRLRQEEEERRKRVAEELRLRELEEERCRKEQEEEERRLREEAERRRKEEEERRIREEEERRQREEEEQMRREEEERRMREEEEERQQRAEEMRRLEEQRRKEEERRKREEEEEEARRQQELEAEKKRKLKEEEEERKKREEAEKLRLQEIEEKKKLEAEERMRKEEEEQRRLSLEEGDSCSDPQERKRRAEELRWREMEERQRPFSFKVSSGEKQILFQKVNLTPVTPASSHQGGAVAEQKESAKASSSEGPDSPNLPTSPYVPHTAILVTGAQLCGTAVNLDQIKDTACKSLLGLGEDRKAQGTPPTKSKTSPDRKSGKTKSLNETSFSADQSGAAVLAEWASIRSKIFKGVEEGKYDEYPDPSKNQPQPSSEDPPAFSHTNLRKTMSASAKFSITPAKKKFGDSNRNSEVFGADDKDAAEDVTPSESHTAASPAPTSKPQNRMSKTVRIIERGSEECMFAKDLPSFLVPSPGAKPEGPESKSRTQSEAEVSERREEGEDRGLDAEDSPSPFGIKLRRTNYSLRFHSEQSTEKRKKRYSAGDSFDGVPSPLTPIEPDSDASSVFSDKSSPASPQKEGAVGKYLHASASPAVPRAKPGKSTHSEGEKVLSKPPLYRRPTTSPKPTGAVPTPPPSPLPKVAHGPPSDATLQRSAAAEASSQEQMNRSEDPSAVAQLHRSSHGQVEEEPKEKRSFFPSINIPWREKADRKTELIRREKPSLQSRHSLDSSKVQEKEAGPLWITLALQKQKGFREQQQNREERRSHREARLAEKQARDRDSVTLVSPTESKGSGSTSPSSKPQTPEEPKRPDSLLGRFERREHLKKANTLPSSVTVEIADSTPSPPAVKEVSKRFPSSDSPQVSTEPAWLALAKRKAKAWSDCPQIIK, encoded by the exons ATGTCCCAGGAAAACGTCTCAGATAAAGTCAGGAATCTGCAG AAGCAGATAGCACAAGGTATAAAGTTTGGCCAGAGGCCTCCTTCTCTGAGGAAAAGTGAAGGAGATGAGGGAAGTTCGGATGAGGAGGAGGTTCCCCGGAGCCCTCTGAAGGTTTTGGCTCAGGTAGAAGCCGAGCCAGCAAACGTGGAGCCAAGG CAGGTCCAGGGGGCTCAACAAGCTGAACCATACAGCACCCCAGCAAAGTCCCCAAGGTCTAAACGAGTTCTTCCACCCACTGGAACCATCGAGTCCATCAATCTGGATGCTGTTCCACAGTCTGTCCCTCGCCTAGACAACACCGCTGCCAAGCATAAACTGTCCGTCAAACCGAAAAACCAGAGGATTTCCCGCAAGCACCGGCGGTTTACACAG GACCTCCAAGAGGTTTCTGTTCCTGGTGTGCTTCAAGAAGACCTCGAGGGTGCAGGCATCTCTACAGCCGACCAGCGCAGAGCATCTGCTGAAGAGTCCCTGGAAAGCTTCAAGAAACAGAGACTCcatgaggaggaaagacaggagacgaggaggaggagggaggtggaggaacaGAGGctcagacaggaggaagaggagaggaggaagagagtaGCAGAGGAACTGAGGCTGCGTGAACTAGAAGAGGAGAGGTGTCGtaaggagcaggaggaggaagaacgaAGGCttagagaggaggcagagaggaggaggaaggaggaagaggagagaaggatcagagaggaagaagaaaggaggcaacgagaggaggaagaacagatgcggagagaggaggaggaaaggaggatgcgagaggaggaggaggagcgccAACAGCGGGCAGAAGAAATGAGACGActggaagagcagaggaggaaagaggaggaaagacggaagcgagaggaggaggaggaggaggcgaggaggcagcaggagctTGAGgctgagaagaagaggaagctgaaagaggaagaagaggaaagaaagaaaagggaggaagcagagaagcTGAGGTTGCAGGAgattgaagaaaagaaaaaactggaagcagaggagaggatgagaaaggaggaggaggagcagaggagactgtCATTAGAGGAGGGTGACAGCTGTTCAGatccacaggagaggaagaggagggctgaggAGCTACgctggagagagatggaggagagacagaggccTTTCTCCTTCAAAGTTTCCTCTGGAGAAAAACAGATTCTGTTCCAGAAGGTTAACCTGACACCTGTTACGCCAGCCTCCAGCCACCAGGGCGGTGCTGTAGCTGAACAGAAGGAGAGCGCTAAGGCTTCTTCTTCTGAAGGACCAGACTCCCCAAACCTGCCAACGTCTCCATATGTCCCCCACACGGCCATCTTAGTGACAGGCGCCCAGCTCTGTGGGACAGCCGTCAATTTGGACCAGATCAAAGACACCGCCTGCAAGTCTCTGCTGGGTTTGGGAGAGGATAGAAAGGCCCAGGGAACGCCGCCCACCAAGAGCAAGACTTCACCAGACCGCAAGTCTGGCAAAACCAAATCACTCAATGAGACCTCATTCTCTGCGGACCAGTCTGGTGCAGCCGTCCTGGCAGAATGGGCCAGCATCAGATCAAAGATATTcaagggggtggaggaggggaagTACGACGAGTACCCGGACCCGAGCAAGAACCAGCCCCAGCCCAGCAGTGAAGACCCGCCTGCGTTCTCCCACACGAACCTCAGGAAGACTATGTCCGCCAGCGCCAAGTTCTCCATCACCCCTGCGAAGAAGAAGTTTGGAGACTCAAACAGGAACTCTGAGGTGTTTGGTGCAGATGATAAGGACGCAGCAGAGGACGTGACTCCGTCTGAGAGCCACACCGCAGCCTCCCCAGCTCCAACAAGTAAACCTCAGAACAGGATGAGTAAAACTGTCCGCATCATAGAACGAGGGTCAGAGGAATGCATGTTTGCCAAAGACCTCCCCTCTTTCCTGGTTCCCAGCCCAGGAGCCAAACCTGAGGGGCCAGAGTCAAAGAGCAGGACTCAGAGCGAGGCGGAGGTGtctgaaagaagagaggagggagaggaccGAGGCCTGGACGCTGAGGACAGTCCCTCACCTTTTGGCATAAAGCTGAGGAGGACCAACTACTCCCTCCGCTTTCACAGCGAACAGTccacagagaagaggaagaaacgaTACAGCGCTGGGGACAGCTTTGATGGCGTCCCTTCGCCTCTCACCCCCATTGAGCCAGACTCTGACgcttcctctgtcttttctgaCAAATCGAGTCCCGCATCGCCTCAGAAAGAAGGCGCGGTCGGCAAGTACCTACACGCATCTGCCTCCCCCGCCGTCCCTCGGGCTAAACCGGGAAAGTCTACACACAGCGAGGGTGAGAAAGTGCTCTCCAAACCACCACTCTACCGCAGACCAACCACGTCACCCAAACCTACTGGAGCAGTCCCCACGCCTCCCCCGTCACCGTTACCTAAAGTGGCCCATGGTCCTCCCAGTGATGCCACGTTGCAGAGGTCAGCGGCCGCAGAGGCATCCAGCCAGGAGCAGATGAACAGGAGCGAGGACCCTTCAGCGGTGGCCCAGTTGCACCGGAGCAGCCATGGCCAGGTGGAAGAGGAGCCGAAGGAGAAGAGGTCCTTCTTCCCCTCCATTAACATCCCCTGGAGAGAGAAGGCGGACAGAAAGACGGAGCTCATCAGGAGAG AAAAGCCTTCGTTACAGAGCCGGCACTCGCTGGACAGTTCAAAGGTCCAGGAGAAGGAGGCCGGGCCCTTATGGATCACACTAGCTCTGCAGAAGCAGAAGGGCTtcagggagcagcagcagaatcgAGAGGAGCGTCGCAGCCACAGAGAGGCCAGGCTGGCTGAAAAACaagccagagacagagacagt GTTACGCTGGTGAGCCCCACAGAGAGCAAAGGCAGCGGCAGCACCAGTCCGTCCTCTAAACCTCAGACGCCAGAGGAGCCCAAGAGACCCGACAGCCTCCTGGGACGATTCGAGCGCCGAGAGCACCTGAAGAAAGCCAACACTTTACCCAGCTCTGTCACTG TTGAGATCGCAGACTCTACACCGTCGCCACCTGCTGTCAAGGAGGTGTCAAAGCGCTTCCCTTCCAGTGACTCTCCGCAAGTGTCCACGGAGCCGGCGTGGCTGGCCCTGGCCAAGCGAAAGGCCAAAGCCTGGAGCGACTGTCCTCAAATCATCAAGTAA